One window of the Diospyros lotus cultivar Yz01 chromosome 12, ASM1463336v1, whole genome shotgun sequence genome contains the following:
- the LOC127787324 gene encoding photosystem I reaction center subunit IV A, chloroplastic: MASAAATMLLAPSNRFSMSRPVVVRAAEEAPPPAATTGAPPVKPPPIGPKRGTKVKILRKESYWFKGVGSVVAVDQDPKSRYPVVVRFNKVNYANVSTNNYALDEILEV; encoded by the exons ATGGCATCTGCCGCCGCCACCATGTTGCTAGCCCCCAGTAACAGATTCAGCATGTCAAGGCCGGTGGTCGTACGAGCAGCAGAAGAGGCGCCGCCGCCAGCAGCCACTACCGGGGCCCCGCCGGTTAAGCCACCTCCGATTGGACCCAAGAGAGGGACCAAG GTTAAAATTCTAAGGAAGGAATCCTACTGGTTCAAGGGCGTCGGGTCAGTGGTAGCGGTGGATCAGGATCCGAAGAGCCGGTACCCGGTTGTTGTTCGGTTCAACAAAGTCAATTATGCTAATGTATCTACAAACAACTATGCGTTAGATGAAATCCTAGAAGTTTAA
- the LOC127787323 gene encoding protein LOW PSII ACCUMULATION 1, chloroplastic, with protein MTTATAAAAQLIGCACLPPSTSFNPSRRIPGLKLKFNGLFASYSCFAPRLPRAATIACSAANKPSSTSEISSAAKIRSEVLSPFRSVRMFFYLAFIASAALGGLIATTQLVGALANSSRAADVPDILTGLGIDIGAVSIFAFLYSRENNARNAQLARLSREENLSNLKLRVDPKRVISVSDLRGIARLVVLAGPSSFLTECFRLSEPYTEGLLERGVLVVPFSSDGNSPSFEFNDNEEMKDITSKRRRLWQLTPVYATEWSKWLDEQKNLAKVSPESPVYLSLRLDGRVRGSGVGYPPWNAFVAQLPPVKGIWSGLLDGMDGRVL; from the exons ATGACCACCGCCACCGCTGCGGCGGCGCAACTAATCGGCTGCGCCTGTCTCCCTCCAAGCACCTCTTTCAACCCTTCCCGCCGAATCCCCGGCCTTAAGTTAAAGTTCAACGGTTTGTTCGCTTCTTATTCCTGCTTCGCGCCTCGCCTGCCGCGCGCCGCTACCATCGCCTGCTCCGCCGCCAATAAGCCCTCTTCCACTTCCGAGATCAG TTCTGCAGCCAAGATAAGGAGTGAAGTTCTTTCTCCATTCCGGTCCGTTCGGATGTTCTTTTATCTTGCTTTCATTGCAAGCGCTGCTCTTGGCGGATTGATTGCCACAACACAGCTTGTTGGTGCATTGGCTAATTCTTCAAGAGCAGCTGACGTCCCTGACATTCTTACAGGTCTTGGCATAGACATTGGAGCAGTCTCTATCTTTGCTTTCCTTTATTCTAGGGAGAACAATGCTAGGAATGCTCAGTTGGCTAGACTATCAAGAGAGGAAAACCTCTCAAATCTTAAGCTCCGCGTTGATCCAAAAAGGGTTATCTCAGTTAGTGATTTAAGGGGAATTGCTCGACTCGTCGTACTTGCTGGCCCTTCATCCTTCTTAACAGAGTGTTTCAGGCTTAGTGAACCTTATACTGAGGGCCTTCTGGAACGAGGCGTGCTTGTGGTTCCTTTTAGTTCAGATGGAAATTCACCTAGTTTTGAGTTCAATGACAATGAAGAGATGAAGGATATCACCAGCAAAAGAAGGAGACTTTGGCAGCTTACTCCAGTTTATGCAACTGAATGGTCCAA GTGGTTAGATGAGCAAAAGAACCTTGCAAAAGTCTCGCCTGAATCTCCTGT CTATTTATCTTTGCGCTTGGATGGCCGTGTTCGAGGCAGTGGTGTTGGCTACCCGCCTTGGAATGCTTTTGTCGCTCAATTACCGCCAGTGAAAGGGATATGGTCAGGTCTACTTGATGGCATGGATGGAAGGGTTCTGTAA